A DNA window from Capnocytophaga sp. ARDL2 contains the following coding sequences:
- a CDS encoding hemin ABC transporter substrate-binding protein, whose translation MKKVIVMMAIAAVAFTNCKKENGNTSNSETEQLVSNQRIVSLNGAVTEVLAKIGVANQIVGVDVTSTYPENIKETAQDLGHVKKIAVEAILQLKPTLVIGTSTDFEPEMEEQLKNAGVETLIIDQEFTVDGTKKLIASVSEKMNFKSTQELFDSIDNQIASVKISENKPKVLFIYARGAGMLMVAGKGTQLHNIIELAGGENAAAAIEDFKPLTPEALLTNNPDVILMFDKGLESVGGIDGVLKIEGIEATNAGKNKKIISMDGQFLSGFGPRLGEAVVELNKLLQ comes from the coding sequence ATGAAAAAAGTAATCGTAATGATGGCAATCGCTGCTGTTGCTTTCACAAACTGTAAAAAAGAAAATGGTAACACTTCTAACTCTGAAACCGAACAATTGGTTAGCAATCAAAGAATTGTATCATTAAACGGGGCGGTAACTGAGGTATTGGCTAAAATCGGTGTGGCTAATCAAATTGTTGGGGTAGATGTTACAAGTACTTATCCAGAAAATATTAAAGAAACCGCACAAGATTTGGGACATGTAAAAAAAATTGCAGTTGAAGCGATTCTACAACTCAAACCTACTTTGGTTATCGGAACTTCTACGGATTTTGAACCAGAAATGGAAGAACAATTGAAAAATGCTGGTGTTGAAACCTTAATTATTGACCAAGAATTTACAGTAGATGGCACAAAAAAATTGATTGCAAGTGTGTCTGAAAAAATGAATTTCAAAAGTACTCAAGAACTTTTTGATTCTATTGATAATCAAATTGCATCTGTAAAAATATCAGAAAACAAACCCAAAGTGTTGTTTATCTATGCGCGTGGTGCAGGTATGCTAATGGTTGCAGGAAAAGGTACTCAATTACACAACATAATAGAGTTGGCTGGTGGTGAAAATGCAGCTGCAGCTATTGAAGATTTTAAACCATTGACTCCAGAGGCGTTATTGACCAACAATCCAGATGTGATTTTGATGTTCGACAAAGGTTTGGAAAGTGTAGGAGGTATAGACGGAGTACTGAAAATCGAAGGTATTGAAGCTACAAACGCTGGAAAAAACAAAAAAATCATCTCAATGGATGGACAATTTTTATCAGGATTTGGACCAAGATTGGGGGAAGCTGTTGTTGAGTTGAATAAGTTGTTACAGTAA
- a CDS encoding FecCD family ABC transporter permease, producing the protein MMNKINSYKIVFYILLIIAFASSLYLGAYDFDQSMIQSVKNYFSTGQHTPDSYVLIELRIPRILMAICTGAGLAIAGTSMQGLFKNPLATPDLIGITSGAVLFAALTIVSGASMMKVLPSFVKYSLLSIMAFIGALLTMIFVYRMATSRGKTHILILLLSGVAISAMAGAVTGFLTYLSTEDELRDITFWSLGSMAGTNWWKVLIVATVVIIGSLFLINKGKTLNALLLGEKEASHLGFDVEKTKKHIIIAVAFIVGTIVAFNGTIGFIGLVVPYILRFIFRSDYKILLPLSMLLGAVVMLLADTISRIIVLPAELPVGILTALMGAPVFIAILINYKRKM; encoded by the coding sequence ATAATGAACAAAATAAACAGCTATAAAATAGTATTTTACATACTATTGATTATCGCATTTGCATCTTCGTTATACTTAGGTGCTTATGATTTTGACCAATCAATGATTCAAAGTGTAAAAAACTATTTTTCTACTGGTCAGCATACGCCCGATTCGTATGTATTAATCGAATTGCGTATTCCAAGAATATTGATGGCAATATGCACAGGAGCAGGATTGGCAATCGCAGGTACGAGTATGCAGGGATTGTTTAAAAATCCATTGGCTACTCCAGATTTGATTGGTATCACCTCTGGAGCAGTTCTATTTGCGGCATTGACCATTGTTTCTGGGGCTAGTATGATGAAAGTTTTACCCTCTTTTGTCAAATATTCTCTGTTGAGTATTATGGCATTTATTGGAGCATTACTTACTATGATTTTTGTGTATCGCATGGCAACAAGTAGAGGAAAAACGCATATTCTCATTTTACTCTTATCCGGAGTAGCGATTTCGGCTATGGCTGGTGCTGTTACTGGTTTTTTAACCTACCTTTCTACCGAAGACGAATTGCGAGATATTACTTTTTGGTCATTGGGAAGTATGGCAGGAACCAATTGGTGGAAAGTACTAATTGTAGCCACTGTGGTAATCATCGGTTCGCTTTTTTTAATAAACAAAGGAAAGACACTCAACGCTTTACTTTTGGGGGAAAAGGAAGCATCTCATTTGGGATTTGATGTTGAAAAAACCAAAAAACACATCATCATTGCAGTTGCTTTTATAGTGGGAACTATTGTGGCATTTAATGGTACTATTGGTTTTATTGGATTGGTAGTACCGTATATTTTGCGATTTATTTTTCGATCGGATTACAAAATTTTACTACCACTTTCAATGCTTTTAGGAGCAGTAGTTATGCTTTTGGCAGATACTATCAGTCGTATCATCGTACTCCCTGCCGAATTGCCTGTTGGAATCCTTACCGCATTGATGGGAGCTCCCGTTTTTATCGCTATTCTGATAAATTATAAGAGAAAAATGTAA